CGGATCGGCTGTCGGAACTTCCTCTGGGCGTGTTCGGGATCGCGATCGGAACGGTGATTCTCCCCAGTCTGTCGCGCAAGCATGCGGATGCTTCGGGTGATCAGTTTGCGGCCACTCTGGACTGGGCGGTGCGTGCTGTACTGCTGATCGGGCTTCCTGCCGCGCTGGCACTGGCGCTGTTGGCAGAACCGCTGATCGCAACCCTCTTCTACTATGGCGAGGTAACCAGCCGGGACGTGATGATGTCCGGCCAGGCGCTGAAAGCATACTCTGCTGGACTGTTGGCGTTCATGCTGATCAAGGTGTTGGCGCCAGGGTATTTCGCCCGTCAGGACACCAGAACACCGGTGAAGATCGGTGTTATTGCCATGGTGGCCAATATGGCGTTCAACCTGGCGCTGGTATTTCCCCTTGCCCACGCGGGGCTAGCGCTGGCTACGTCTCTGTCAGCCTGGTTAAACGCGGGGCTGCTCTGGCGCGGGCTGATCAAAGAGGGTGCCTGGAGTTGGCAGGCCGGCTGGCCGGTGTTCCTGATGCGCATTGCTGCAGCGAATGCGGCATTGGCGGGCGTGATTCTCTGGTTCCAACCACCCCTGGAACAATGGCTCAGTGCAGACGGCTTTCAGCGGTCAGCGGATATGGCCATTCTGGTCGCCGTCGGCATTTCGGCGTATTTTGCGACGCTGGCCGCAGTCGGGGTCCGGGTAAGACATTTCCGCCACAGGTAGGGTATAATCGCGCGTTTTCTCACCGCTGGAAATCAAGGGTTCGCCGTTACATGCGTCTCATCCGGAGCCTGACCAATCTGAAGCATTTTTCACAGCAGCCGGAAGCGCCGCTGGCCAATGGCTGTGTGGCAACCATCGGCAACTTTGATGGCGTGCATCTGGGGCATCAGACCATCATTGATCAGGTTCGTGAGAAATCCAGGGAACTGGGCGTTCCGTCCGTTGTCATGGTGTTTGAGCCGCAGCCGCGTGAGTTCTTCCAGGGCGCTGAGGCCCCGCCACGCCTGATGCCGTTCCGCCAGAAGTTTGAAGCCCTGATGGAATCCGGTATCGACATCGTGTTGTGCCTTCGTTTCGACGAGAAGTTTCGCAGCTACTCCGGCATGGGCTTTATCGAGGATGTCCTTATTGATGGTCTCGGCGTTCATCACCTGGTGGTGGGTGACGACTTCCGTTTTGGCTGTGACCGGGCCGGCGATTTTGCACTGCTACGCCGGGTGGGTGAGGAAAGAGGCTTTGATGTTGAAAACACCCGTACGGTCGAAGTGGCCGGCGACCGGGTAAGCAGCACCCGCATCCGTCAGGTGCTGACGGAGAACCGTCTGGAAGAGGCGGAAGCCCTGCTCGGGCATCCATACCGAATTCGCGGGCGGGTAGTCTACGGTCAGCAACTCGGTCGCCAGATTGGCGCGCCGACAGCCAATGTACTGTTGCCGCGGATGCCCGCTTTACGCGGTGTCTACGTGGTCTTCGCGACAATTGAGGATGGACGTGTGTTGGATGGCGTCGCAAACATCGGTTTGCGGCCCACGGTTGACGGCAAGCAGCCCTCCCTGGAAGTGCACCTGCTGGATTTTGCTGGCACACTTTACGGCCAGCGTATCGACGTCGTGTTCCGTCATTTTCTTCGCGGCGAAGAGAAGTTTGATTCCGTAGACGAGCTCAAGCATCAGATTGCCCGGGATTTCGAAAACGCCCGGGCCTGGATCGACAATTCTACAACCTGAGTTACCCACAACGACCATGAGCGATTACAAGCACACCCTGAATCTGCCCGAAACCGCCTTCCCGATGCGCGGTAATCTTGCCAAGCGCGAGCCGGACATGCTCAAGCGCTGGCAGGAACTGAACGTTTACGGTCAGCTCCGTGACCAGCGCAAGGGCCGGGAGAAGTTTGTCCTGCACGATGGCCCTCCCTATGCCAACGGCAGCATTCACATTGGTCACGCGGTCAACAAGATTCTCAAGGACATGATCGTCAAGTCCCACAGCTTTATGGGGTACGACGCGCCCTATGTGCCCGGCTGGGACTGTCATGGCCTGCCCATTGAGCACAAGGTAGAGCAGGAAATCGGCAAGGCCGGCGTTAAAGTGGATTTCAAGACCTTCCGCCAGGCCTGCCGCGATTACGCCACCAAACAGATTGCCGGGCAGAAAGAAGATTTTATCCGCCTGGGCGTGATGGGCGAGTGGGACAAGCCTTACCTGACCATGGATCCGAAGGTCGAGGCCGGAATCGTTCGTGCGCTGGGCAAGATCGTTGCTAAAGGCCATCTGGTGCGGGGTTTCAAGCCGGTTTACTGGAGTGTTGTTGGCCAGTCCGCGCTGGCGGAAGCGGAAGTTGAGTATCAGGACAAGGTGTCTGTTCAGATTGACGTCCGTTTTACTGCGGTGGACCCGGCCAAAATGCTTCATTCTTTCGGGACCTCCGAAGGACAGGGTGATGTGTCAGTCGTGATCTGGACCACCACACCCTGGACAATTCCGGCCAACCAGGCAGTGTCGTTGAACGCAGAGCTTGAGTATTCCCTGGTTCAGGCAGATCTGGGTAACGGGCCTGAGCGGCTGGTACTGGCTACTGAAATGGTGGAAGACATCATGACCCGCTGGGGGATGGACGCATATACCGTGCTCGCTACCGCGTCCGGTGCGAGTCTGGAAGGGGCAATGCTTCACCACCCAATTTATGACAAGCAGGTGCCTGTTATCCTTGGCGACCATGTCACTACCGATGCCGGTACCGGCGCGGTGCATACGGCTCCCGACCACGGCATGGAAGACTTCGAGGTCGGCAAGGCCTACGGTATCGGCACCATCAGCCTGGTAAAGGCCGATGGTACCTATACCCAGGCGGCGGGAGAGTTCGCCGGAGTCCACGTCTACAAGGCAGACGATCCTGTCTGTTCGGCTCTTGAGCGGGAAGGCAAGCTGGTAAAGGCGGAGAAGTTCACCCACAGCTACCCCCATTGCTGGCGTACCAAAACGCCGCTGATCTACCGGGCAACGCCGCAGTGGTTTATCAGCATGGAGAAGGAAAATCTCCGTAATGACGCGCTGGAAGCGATCAAGGGCGTGCGCTGGGTGCCCGCCTGGGGTCAGAATCGCATTGAAGCCATGTTCAAGCAGTCCCCGGACTGGTGTGTTTCCCGCCAGCGTACCTGGGGCGTGCCGATCACGCTGTTTATCCACAAGGAAACCCAGGAGCTGCACCCTGACACCCAGAATCTGATTGAAGTGGTGGCCGGCTACATTGAAAAAGACGGCATCGATGTCTGGCACGAACTGGATATGGTGGAGCTGCTGGGTGAAGACGCCGAGCACTATGAGAAGGTCACGGATACCCTGGACGTCTGGTTTGATTCGGGGGTAACCCATGAATCCGTGCTGCGCCCCCGTGAGGAGCTGAACCAGTTTCCAGCCGACCTGTATCTGGAAGGCTCTGACCAGCATCGCGGCTGGTTCCAGTCGTCGTTGAAGACTTCCATTGCCATGAATGGCGTAGCGCCTTATAAGCAGGTGCTGACCCACGGCTTCACCGTGGATGGCAAGGGTCGCAAGATGTCTAAATCCCTGGGCAATGTTATCGCGCCCCAGGAAGTAATGAACGAGCTGGGGGCCGACATCCTCAGGTTGTGGGTAGCCGCCACTGACTATAGTGGCGAGATGACGGTGTCCAAGGACATCCTCAAGCAGACCGCAGACGGCTATCGCCGGATCCGTAACACCGCCCGCTTCCTGCTGAGCAACCTGACCGGCTTTGAGCCGGAGAAGCACTCGCTGGCACCGGAGGACATGATTGCGCTGGACCGCTGGATGGTGGACAAGGCGTTGCGGCTTCAACGGGAGCTGGAGGAAGATTACCGGAACTACGCCTTCCTGAAGATCTATCAGAAGGTCTACAACTTCTGTGAGGCGACGTTGGGCGGCTTCTACCTGGATATCATCAAGGACCGCCAGTACACCACCCAGGCCGACAGCCGTGAACGTCGTTCCTGCCAGACAGCCCTGTTCCATGTGGCGGAAGCCCTGGTTCGCTGGATTGCGCCGATCCTCAGCTTTACCGCCGATGAGATCTGGCAGCACCTTCCCGGCGAGCGTGGCGATACCGTGTTCTATGAAACCTGGTATGAGGGCCTGACGGCCCTGCCGGATAACGTGGAGCTTGGCCGGGACTACTGGTCCACCATCTACAGCGTCAAGGAAGCCGTGAACAAATGCCTGGAAGAGGCCCGCGGGCGCGGGGAGATCAAGGGCTCCCTGAGCTCTGAGGTCACGCTTTACTGCGAGGATGATCTGGGCCGGAACCTGGCCTAT
This genomic stretch from Marinobacter halotolerans harbors:
- the ribF gene encoding bifunctional riboflavin kinase/FAD synthetase, encoding MRLIRSLTNLKHFSQQPEAPLANGCVATIGNFDGVHLGHQTIIDQVREKSRELGVPSVVMVFEPQPREFFQGAEAPPRLMPFRQKFEALMESGIDIVLCLRFDEKFRSYSGMGFIEDVLIDGLGVHHLVVGDDFRFGCDRAGDFALLRRVGEERGFDVENTRTVEVAGDRVSSTRIRQVLTENRLEEAEALLGHPYRIRGRVVYGQQLGRQIGAPTANVLLPRMPALRGVYVVFATIEDGRVLDGVANIGLRPTVDGKQPSLEVHLLDFAGTLYGQRIDVVFRHFLRGEEKFDSVDELKHQIARDFENARAWIDNSTT
- the ileS gene encoding isoleucine--tRNA ligase, with amino-acid sequence MSDYKHTLNLPETAFPMRGNLAKREPDMLKRWQELNVYGQLRDQRKGREKFVLHDGPPYANGSIHIGHAVNKILKDMIVKSHSFMGYDAPYVPGWDCHGLPIEHKVEQEIGKAGVKVDFKTFRQACRDYATKQIAGQKEDFIRLGVMGEWDKPYLTMDPKVEAGIVRALGKIVAKGHLVRGFKPVYWSVVGQSALAEAEVEYQDKVSVQIDVRFTAVDPAKMLHSFGTSEGQGDVSVVIWTTTPWTIPANQAVSLNAELEYSLVQADLGNGPERLVLATEMVEDIMTRWGMDAYTVLATASGASLEGAMLHHPIYDKQVPVILGDHVTTDAGTGAVHTAPDHGMEDFEVGKAYGIGTISLVKADGTYTQAAGEFAGVHVYKADDPVCSALEREGKLVKAEKFTHSYPHCWRTKTPLIYRATPQWFISMEKENLRNDALEAIKGVRWVPAWGQNRIEAMFKQSPDWCVSRQRTWGVPITLFIHKETQELHPDTQNLIEVVAGYIEKDGIDVWHELDMVELLGEDAEHYEKVTDTLDVWFDSGVTHESVLRPREELNQFPADLYLEGSDQHRGWFQSSLKTSIAMNGVAPYKQVLTHGFTVDGKGRKMSKSLGNVIAPQEVMNELGADILRLWVAATDYSGEMTVSKDILKQTADGYRRIRNTARFLLSNLTGFEPEKHSLAPEDMIALDRWMVDKALRLQRELEEDYRNYAFLKIYQKVYNFCEATLGGFYLDIIKDRQYTTQADSRERRSCQTALFHVAEALVRWIAPILSFTADEIWQHLPGERGDTVFYETWYEGLTALPDNVELGRDYWSTIYSVKEAVNKCLEEARGRGEIKGSLSSEVTLYCEDDLGRNLAYLGNELRFVLITSEATVKPAAEGAEAEPTSHEGLKVKVTPAAHAKCERCWHHRADVGQHEKYSDLCGRCVTNVEGEGEARSFA